The Hydractinia symbiolongicarpus strain clone_291-10 chromosome 2, HSymV2.1, whole genome shotgun sequence genomic sequence ttatgtttttcttatattttaagtaattaaagttTACACAAGTTCGCAAAAAATCTCcgactttaaaaatatatattatgtttttCAGGACATTAATTCTGTAGCTATCGTTTCATcaatgttattttctttgttctttttacagttcaacatttcctattatctttgtttttataagatttaacaaaaaattaaagctaTGTCACAACTTGCTGTTTAagtcaacctcgatcccaggacaagttgtctctttttgaatatcggacggcgagacgaacatggccctggtggAGGCTGGTCAAAAATCTTTGATTTTCGcagatttttaattaatgtaCTCGTGTCTCGTTTATCAGGAATTTTATACTTCCTAGTCTTTGGTAAGCGAGTTTCAATTTAATTATTAGGGTCTGGATTTTATCGTGATCGATGGAAATAGAACTTTTTAGTGAAGACTGGACCTTGAAGGCTTTAGGTCGTGATGGCTCTAACGTATATTGATATTTTAAAGCGAATATCTTTCGCAttaaataattacatttttCAGTTTTGCCTGAAACCAAAGCAAGTCATATGTTTGGAAGCTTTGTTAAAGGGGAATGATGTGGTGGCAGTTCTGCCTACTGGATTtggaaaatcaattatttttcatttacttgCTGATCTCTTCccagttaaaaatgaaaagaatattGTTTTGGTCATCAGCCCTTTAACTTCCATTATAAATGATCAGGTGAAATACTTGAATGGGATTGGTTTTTCTGCTGCTGTATTGAACTTGGAACAGAGGAAGTTTGAGGCAGATGAGAGCTTGTTTGGAAGTAATGATGCAGTGGAGGACGACCATGATGGTACAAATATTACAATTGATTGTGGTATTAAAAACGGAGATATTAAGATTTTATTTGCCCATCCAGAATCCTTTTTATCTGATCAAGGGCGTTCAATTTTAAAGAGCaaaatttatcaacaaaatgtggTAGCTTGCGTGGTTGATGAAGCGCATTGTGTTGAAATGTGGTAAGTAAACTAGCTCTAGCTGGCTATTCAAGAATAtagattataaaattataaaaaaactttggtggtttttaaaattcattttataaaataataatgaagtACTGTAGGTATGTATATAGCACATATCATatgaaatatttaacaaaactgaatatatacagtataaaaatctgttatatatatatagctatatgtaatatatatatgaaaatatataatgaaacTAATATAAACGAACATATCTTTTGACAAGTTGATAATATATATCTGTTGGTACATAATATAATAAATTGCTAATATATTAgctatacaaaattttaaaaaaaacactccaTTTATATGTTTTAGGGGTGCTGAATTTCGTGaagattttggaaaattatGCACACTAAATCTGTTGTCAATATGATCTgggattactttttttaaaaatttaaattttgggaAAAACTCAACCAGAATTCTTCCAATCAGAACCTTtgttgtctgtctgtaacattcCAATTCTGCCATATTGACAGCAAATTTCTTCCTGTCCATATATCGAATATCTCCAATTGGCTGGTTGTTTGGAAGATGGTCAAAAGGAATTCTGTTTGCGATTAGATTTGTTGCAAAAAGATGGTAATCTTTGTTGTCAACACCCTTTCTTGTCTCCACTAGTACTTTCAGATCCCAGTTATCGCCGCTTCCTCTGAGTGTTGTGTTGTTTTTCACTAAATCAATCGCCTTTTCCATATAGTGGCTTCCAATCAAGTTTAACAGATTTCCTTTCATCTTGTGTGACAGGCATACTCCTAGTTTGTTGAATCTTTCTTGTAACTAGAATATAAGTACCCAACATAGCTTAATTTAGTTGTTCGTTATGTTTACTTATAtccaaaaacatgttttaatgaaaagttttaatatatatatatatacatttagaattttttggataaatttttacCTTTctataaaaagcaaaataagaaCAGAAACTTTTTCTATTAGTCGGAGTTAAAATCTCAAGAGCATTTCCCATTATTTACATCTTACATCTACTGACTTATATATTACCTTTTTGCTGCATCCACCCTCAATGATCAAAACAGTGTTGACTCTCTGATATAAACTAAGTTCATGCCACCGCATTTGCATCAGTATGGAAtatatgaaacaaaatttgtttttagtttcAAGTACAATATCCTTTTGCCCACACACAGCACTAAGAACATCAACAAGTAATGGATGATTTTCTTTGATCTCAGCCCACAGTTtttcaatattaaaattttgcatCTCTTCATAcccttttttgtgtaaaattgaTGGTTTTTTTCTTGTGGCAAGTTTTTTACAGgaacttttcaaattattaatataat encodes the following:
- the LOC130630233 gene encoding ATP-dependent DNA helicase RecQ-like codes for the protein MALTYIDILKRISFALNNYIFQFCLKPKQVICLEALLKGNDVVAVLPTGFGKSIIFHLLADLFPVKNEKNIVLVISPLTSIINDQVKYLNGIGFSAAVLNLEQRKFEADESLFGSNDAVEDDHDGTNITIDCGIKNGDIKILFAHPESFLSDQGRSILKSKIYQQNVVACVVDEAHCVEMWGAEFREDFGKLCTLNLLSI